CATCCTCCCGCACTTCCAGGAGCGCGGAACCGGCCACCTGATCAACATCTCCTCCTTCCTCGGCCGCGTTCCCGTCGCCACCAACCGCTCGGTCTACAGCGCGGCCAAGGCGGCGCTGAACTCGCTCACGGCCAACCTGCGCGTCGACCTCGCGAAGAGCTTTCCCGGCATCCACGTCTCCACGGTGATGCCGGGGATCGTGAGCACCGACTTCGCCACCAACGCGCTGGGCGCGGGGAGCGGGCCGCCGGGGATCCGTCCCACCGGCCCGATGGCGCCGCAGACGGCCGAGGAGGTCGCCACGCAGATCGCCGACCTGGTCGACGCGCCGAAGCCGGAGCTGTACACGAATCCCGCCCACCCGGCCATCGCCCGCGCCTACTACGCCGACGTCGGCGCGTTCGAGGAGCAGGCCGCGCGCGGCTTTGCGCCGCCGCCGCAGCCCCAGCCCGCGGCGGACGCGTAGCGGCACGGAACCGGCAAGCGCTCCGCACGGTGCGGACGGAGAAAAATCGGAACGCGGAGGGCGGCCTTGCCGGGCGCGGACGTGGAGCGGGTGGAGATCGAGGAGCGGGCCGGCGCGGCGTGGTTCCGCGCCATGCGCCGCGGCGACTTCGCGGCGGCGTGGCGTGCGAGCGACGCGGTGCTGCGCGCGCACGCCGGCGTGCCGTGCTGGAACCGTCCGCGCCACGAGCAGTGGGTGTGGGACGGCACGCCGCTGGACGGCCGCCGCGTCCTGGTCCGCTGCTACCACGGCCTGGGCGACACCCTCCAGTTCATCCGCTACGCGCCGCTGGTGAAAGCGATCGCCGCCGGGGTGGCGGTCTGGACGCAGCCGCAGCTCATCCCCCTTCTACGGACAGTCGGCGGGATCGACCATCTCCTCCCGCTGCACGAC
The Longimicrobium sp. DNA segment above includes these coding regions:
- a CDS encoding SDR family oxidoreductase, yielding MAENGSSGEKVVVITGASGGIGAAVARELGRRGHALVLAARNEDALRAVAAEAGGRVHVVRADVTKRADVERLRDEALAAFGRVDVWINNAGRGINRSVHELTDDDIDEMIAVNVKGPVYGAQAILPHFQERGTGHLINISSFLGRVPVATNRSVYSAAKAALNSLTANLRVDLAKSFPGIHVSTVMPGIVSTDFATNALGAGSGPPGIRPTGPMAPQTAEEVATQIADLVDAPKPELYTNPAHPAIARAYYADVGAFEEQAARGFAPPPQPQPAADA